A single Crateriforma conspicua DNA region contains:
- a CDS encoding sulfatase family protein, translating into MDRPNIIFIITDQQRYDTIAELGFPHMDTPNLDRLVREGVSFDQCHVTAASCAAARASLFKGYFPHTTGILKNADRWRRSWIESLNDAGYHCTNIGKMHTWPYQTELGFHERFVVENKDRYLEGRYYFDEWDKALRARGLVKQQREIYRKRADYDESLGAFDWELPADTHPDNFVGDMASWWIETYPQTEPLFLQIGFPGPHPPYDPVPEASAAYMQKELPLLPVSDQELENQPPALKELRVHNRDIDHDSVVMPLHPSQQQRHRQRAYYLANVTMIDQKVGQIMQSLEKAGYLENSILIFTSDHGDCLTDHGQSQKWTMYDQITRVPMIVWSPDRIRGGRRIESLVQQMDLGPTILQWAGVEVPESLEAESLMPAVNCDDFSGRPYVYCEQARDAVLTGCQFMTMVRDRQYKLVHFLDEPDGQLFDLQADPGELDNRWNDANLAEVKQRLLAELREWRIRSGLTTKDWCQDWR; encoded by the coding sequence GTGGACCGACCTAACATCATCTTCATCATCACCGACCAGCAGCGGTATGACACGATCGCCGAGCTGGGGTTTCCCCACATGGACACGCCGAATTTGGATCGGTTGGTTCGCGAAGGCGTCAGCTTTGATCAGTGTCACGTCACGGCGGCGTCTTGTGCGGCGGCCCGGGCCAGCTTGTTCAAAGGCTACTTTCCCCACACCACGGGGATTTTGAAGAACGCCGATCGCTGGCGTCGCAGCTGGATCGAATCGCTGAACGACGCCGGTTATCACTGCACGAACATCGGCAAGATGCACACGTGGCCCTATCAAACCGAGCTGGGCTTTCACGAACGCTTTGTCGTTGAAAACAAAGACCGGTATCTGGAAGGCCGCTATTACTTTGACGAATGGGACAAGGCCTTGCGTGCCCGCGGGCTGGTCAAACAGCAACGCGAAATCTATCGCAAGCGTGCCGATTACGACGAATCACTGGGAGCGTTTGATTGGGAATTGCCCGCCGACACGCACCCGGACAACTTCGTCGGCGACATGGCGTCGTGGTGGATCGAGACGTATCCCCAGACCGAGCCGCTGTTTCTGCAGATCGGATTCCCCGGTCCTCACCCACCCTATGATCCGGTTCCCGAGGCATCGGCGGCCTACATGCAGAAGGAATTGCCGCTGTTGCCCGTCAGCGACCAGGAACTGGAAAACCAGCCGCCGGCGCTGAAGGAATTGCGAGTCCACAACCGCGACATCGATCACGACAGTGTTGTCATGCCGTTGCACCCGAGCCAACAGCAACGGCATCGCCAGCGTGCCTATTATTTGGCCAATGTTACGATGATCGACCAAAAGGTCGGCCAGATCATGCAGTCGCTTGAAAAGGCGGGGTACCTGGAAAACAGCATTCTGATTTTCACCAGTGATCATGGCGACTGCTTGACCGACCACGGCCAGAGTCAAAAGTGGACGATGTATGACCAGATCACTCGTGTCCCGATGATCGTCTGGTCACCGGATCGGATTCGCGGCGGCCGGCGTATCGAATCGCTGGTTCAACAAATGGATTTGGGGCCGACGATTCTGCAGTGGGCGGGTGTCGAGGTGCCGGAATCGTTGGAAGCGGAATCATTGATGCCCGCGGTCAACTGCGATGATTTTTCCGGGCGACCGTACGTGTACTGTGAACAGGCACGCGATGCGGTGCTGACCGGATGTCAGTTCATGACGATGGTCCGTGACCGACAATACAAACTGGTGCACTTTCTGGACGAACCAGACGGGCAACTGTTTGACTTGCAAGCGGACCCTGGCGAACTGGACAATCGCTGGAACGATGCGAATCTGGCCGAAGTCAAACAACGATTGTTGGCGGAGCTGCGTGAGTGGCGGATCCGCAGCGGTTTGACGACCAAAGACTGGTGCCAGGATTGGCGATAG
- a CDS encoding DUF4332 domain-containing protein: MLRTFLKFWGQWNSASDHCGDESAMKRDAEVVLFADLRQSGRRRSSKKLAKVAADTNPMVAADPMGQSVPAGPLTSDASRPTPSHRARVLGMNLKHTKLCTDRRCDRLASVGVITAGDLMTAEPLAIAKKMGAPAKAEATLRRYQQAIRLSAAVPGLMPRDASLLVSIHRKSIRALAIDSPAMLHRDLERFALSSRGQREMKGRRLPSLRRVRRWIEASSSLQVAV; this comes from the coding sequence ATGCTGCGAACATTTCTGAAGTTTTGGGGTCAATGGAATTCTGCCTCGGATCATTGCGGTGACGAATCTGCGATGAAGCGTGATGCGGAAGTCGTTTTGTTTGCCGATCTTCGCCAATCAGGACGGCGTCGTTCGTCAAAGAAGCTGGCGAAGGTTGCCGCCGACACGAACCCGATGGTGGCGGCTGATCCGATGGGACAGTCGGTGCCGGCTGGTCCGTTGACATCCGATGCGTCACGTCCGACGCCCAGTCATCGTGCACGAGTGTTGGGCATGAATCTGAAGCACACGAAACTGTGCACGGATCGACGTTGCGATCGCTTGGCTTCGGTCGGCGTGATCACCGCGGGTGACTTGATGACGGCAGAACCGTTGGCGATCGCCAAGAAGATGGGCGCCCCTGCCAAGGCCGAGGCCACGCTGCGTCGATACCAACAAGCGATCCGATTGTCGGCGGCCGTGCCTGGATTGATGCCTCGCGATGCATCGTTATTGGTGTCGATTCACCGAAAGTCGATTCGCGCGTTGGCCATCGATTCGCCGGCGATGCTGCACCGTGATTTGGAACGTTTCGCGCTCAGCAGTCGCGGTCAACGTGAAATGAAAGGCCGGCGTTTGCCCAGTCTGCGTCGCGTCCGGCGTTGGATTGAAGCGTCCAGTTCGCTGCAGGTCGCCGTTTGA
- a CDS encoding sulfatase family protein, with protein sequence MISVTAAYLAMTASLTWSADKPNVVIIYTDDQGFGDASHLNDQAKFQTPNIDRIAAEGISFTNGHCSDTVCTPSRYGLLTGRYSWRTHLKRGVMGAEGKCLITDDRLTLASMLRDAGYRTSMVGKWHLGMDFPGTAGDRDWSLPVQDMPLDKGFDDFFGIPASLNYGVLAWFRGRHAAVPPTVFTAKKPNRRHVDYRIKPPYQDSPEATRKAIGKRGMEVAPDFIDNQCLTRFTDEAMAWIDRHRQSDQSDRPFFLYLPLTSPHYPVCPLPEFWGQGECGGYGEFMIETDHHVGRLLDHLDQHELAENTIVVFTSDNGPEKSWQQRINDFDHRSNGPWRGGKRDIYEGGHRVPFLVRWPAGIESPGRRDDSLVGQIDLVATIAEIVGTDLPDNTAEDSHSFAAVLKDPNAVIQRPPMIHHSSAGRFAINDDGWKLVMPHRNSGLELYHLPSDPSESTSVADQNPEVVDRLTAAATAIVTSGRTGDGPAVPNDTGHWDDLTWLSADQYDALSAQ encoded by the coding sequence ATGATTTCCGTCACCGCGGCTTATCTAGCGATGACCGCATCACTGACTTGGTCGGCCGACAAACCCAACGTCGTGATCATCTACACCGATGACCAAGGCTTTGGCGACGCCAGCCACCTGAACGATCAAGCCAAATTCCAAACACCCAACATCGATCGCATCGCCGCCGAAGGTATCTCGTTCACCAACGGGCACTGCAGCGACACGGTGTGCACCCCGTCACGGTATGGCTTGCTGACGGGACGTTACAGCTGGCGGACGCATTTGAAACGCGGCGTGATGGGGGCCGAAGGCAAGTGTCTGATCACCGATGACCGATTGACTCTTGCATCGATGCTTCGTGATGCGGGCTATCGCACGTCGATGGTCGGCAAGTGGCATCTGGGCATGGATTTTCCTGGAACCGCGGGCGACCGAGATTGGTCACTGCCGGTGCAAGACATGCCGCTGGACAAAGGATTCGATGACTTTTTCGGCATCCCGGCATCGTTGAACTACGGCGTGTTGGCTTGGTTCCGTGGTCGACACGCGGCGGTGCCACCGACGGTCTTTACCGCAAAGAAGCCGAACCGACGTCACGTCGATTACCGCATCAAACCGCCCTATCAAGACAGCCCCGAAGCCACCCGGAAAGCGATCGGCAAACGCGGCATGGAAGTCGCCCCCGATTTCATCGACAACCAATGCCTGACACGCTTTACCGACGAAGCGATGGCGTGGATCGATCGGCATCGACAAAGCGACCAATCCGACCGGCCGTTCTTCTTGTACCTGCCGCTGACGTCGCCGCACTATCCGGTCTGCCCGCTGCCTGAATTTTGGGGACAAGGCGAATGTGGCGGTTATGGCGAATTCATGATCGAAACCGACCATCACGTCGGTCGCCTGCTGGATCACTTGGACCAGCACGAATTGGCCGAAAACACGATCGTGGTTTTCACCAGCGACAACGGGCCGGAAAAATCGTGGCAACAACGTATCAACGATTTTGATCATCGCAGCAACGGTCCCTGGCGCGGCGGAAAACGCGACATCTACGAAGGCGGACACCGCGTCCCGTTCCTGGTCCGCTGGCCGGCGGGAATCGAATCACCCGGCCGACGCGACGATTCGCTGGTGGGACAGATCGACTTGGTCGCCACCATCGCCGAAATTGTCGGCACCGATTTGCCCGACAATACCGCCGAAGACAGCCACAGCTTCGCGGCGGTCTTGAAGGATCCCAACGCCGTCATCCAGCGCCCGCCCATGATTCATCATTCATCGGCCGGCCGCTTCGCAATCAACGACGACGGCTGGAAACTGGTCATGCCGCACCGAAATTCGGGTCTGGAACTATATCACCTGCCCAGCGATCCGAGCGAATCAACGTCGGTGGCCGACCAAAACCCCGAGGTTGTCGATCGATTGACCGCAGCCGCCACGGCGATTGTTACCAGCGGTCGCACCGGAGATGGACCGGCGGTTCCCAATGACACCGGTCACTGGGACGACCTGACCTGGCTGAGTGCAGACCAGTACGATGCGTTGTCGGCACAATAG
- a CDS encoding N-acetylglucosamine-6-phosphate deacetylase, with the protein MIQNRQTQHDDGDDSTPNDSAPGYVDLQVNGFAGVDFNSHDTTTDDIHRACRSIRDDGAEKFCPTVITDDLDRMTSRIQTLVRAIDEDAATADLIAGIHVEGPFINAADGYVGAHPADQVRAANVDDAKRLIDAGAGHVRLFTLAPEQDADGSATRYLADQDIIVAAGHSDASLDDLHRALDHGLSLFTHLGNGCPGSLPRHDNIINRVLSVSDRLAVSWIADGHHVPFFALQNYFRVCNDDQIIIVSDAISAASLGPGRHRLGDQWVHVDDDGAAWSADRKHFAGSATSLATMVSLMQHHLRCTDVQLRAWTRTNPLRLLGMT; encoded by the coding sequence GTGATTCAGAACAGGCAAACGCAACACGACGACGGCGATGATTCGACACCGAACGATTCGGCACCGGGGTATGTCGACCTGCAAGTCAACGGATTTGCGGGCGTGGATTTCAACAGCCACGACACCACCACCGACGACATTCATCGGGCATGTCGCAGCATCCGCGATGACGGGGCAGAGAAATTTTGCCCCACGGTGATCACCGACGATTTGGACCGAATGACATCGCGGATTCAAACGTTGGTGCGTGCCATCGACGAAGACGCCGCCACCGCCGATTTGATCGCGGGCATTCATGTCGAAGGCCCCTTCATCAACGCGGCTGATGGCTATGTCGGGGCTCATCCGGCCGATCAAGTCCGCGCGGCCAACGTCGACGATGCCAAGCGATTGATCGACGCGGGTGCCGGTCACGTCCGGCTGTTCACTTTGGCCCCGGAACAGGACGCGGACGGATCGGCGACGCGATACTTGGCGGACCAGGACATCATCGTCGCGGCCGGACACAGCGATGCGTCCCTTGATGACCTACACCGTGCACTGGACCATGGACTGTCGCTGTTCACCCACTTGGGCAACGGCTGTCCCGGATCCCTGCCGCGGCATGACAACATCATCAATCGGGTACTGTCGGTCTCCGATCGGTTGGCCGTTTCCTGGATTGCCGACGGGCATCACGTGCCGTTTTTTGCGTTGCAGAACTACTTTCGCGTTTGCAACGACGATCAAATCATCATCGTCAGCGATGCCATCAGTGCCGCGTCCTTGGGACCGGGCCGACACCGCTTGGGTGATCAGTGGGTGCACGTCGATGACGACGGCGCCGCTTGGTCGGCCGATCGAAAACACTTTGCCGGTTCCGCAACATCGCTGGCGACCATGGTGTCGTTGATGCAACACCATCTCCGGTGCACCGATGTGCAACTCCGTGCGTGGACACGAACCAATCCACTTCGCTTGCTGGGAATGACATGA
- a CDS encoding glucuronyl esterase domain-containing protein, which produces MMSHRLFSGGGWLAVALIICLSFASDLATSANEASTADVELKTLDDHFPFDVPDTVQQWNQRASTLRHRIRVATGLWPYPSKTPLKATIHGPVQHDGFMTEKVYFESFPGHFVTGQLFRPAAGNDLAVVDGKRPGVLSPHGHGGRTMQLSDDDLQKNLKTGGEKYEGSGRNPKYARCAHLARMGCVVFMFDMLGYADSQQIGFEVAHRHAKARPEESNRSAPCLYSVDAELNLQSIMGWQTWNAIRALDFLESLDDVDPDRLAVTGGSGGGTQTILLGALDDRVSVSFPNGMVSTSMQGGCYCENANYLRIGTGNVELAALFAPKPQGMTAADDWTRDMMSDGFPELVKLYTMLGQPKHVMCRPLLQFPHNYNYVTRETMYQWMATHLSLPPESPLVETDMVPPTEAETSVWNQQHPAPTDSGVPHERRVLAWWKQTADEALKASLPPYQVDAPERSLAKFRHDFGIPWSIMLTVPQESMKQAGRDAEQTTGADWGSDANDSVGTLIYCGQGDLPDELKAWLDQGYRLVRPEFDSSQDEQPIVANGKRYAGFTFGYNPPLVVRRSGHLAHLAAGIDGPVVLAGSGRHVAWVAGAAMLAGSDVTECWLRPDGFRFAAVDDYTDAAFVPGAAKYGDLPVLVSLRAPHRLTIVDADDAVRKQVTATYRQADAMDRLTVK; this is translated from the coding sequence ATGATGTCGCACCGATTGTTTTCCGGCGGCGGTTGGCTGGCTGTCGCATTGATTATCTGTTTGTCGTTTGCATCCGACTTGGCAACGTCTGCCAACGAAGCGTCCACCGCGGATGTCGAATTGAAAACGTTGGACGATCACTTTCCATTTGATGTTCCTGACACGGTACAGCAATGGAATCAACGGGCGTCGACGCTGCGGCATCGGATTCGTGTCGCGACCGGCTTGTGGCCGTATCCGTCCAAGACACCTTTGAAAGCAACGATCCACGGCCCCGTGCAACATGACGGGTTCATGACGGAAAAGGTGTACTTTGAAAGCTTTCCCGGCCACTTCGTCACCGGCCAGTTGTTCCGGCCGGCTGCCGGAAACGATTTGGCGGTCGTCGACGGAAAGCGACCGGGCGTCCTGAGTCCTCATGGTCACGGCGGTCGCACCATGCAGTTAAGTGACGATGACTTGCAGAAGAATTTGAAAACTGGCGGAGAGAAGTACGAGGGATCGGGGCGCAATCCAAAGTACGCCCGTTGTGCGCACCTGGCACGGATGGGATGCGTCGTGTTCATGTTTGACATGCTGGGGTATGCCGATTCCCAGCAGATCGGATTCGAAGTCGCCCATCGTCACGCCAAAGCCCGGCCCGAGGAATCCAACCGCAGTGCGCCATGCTTGTACAGCGTCGATGCCGAATTGAATCTGCAATCGATCATGGGCTGGCAAACTTGGAATGCGATCCGTGCGTTGGACTTTTTGGAATCGTTGGATGACGTCGATCCGGATCGATTGGCCGTGACGGGCGGCAGCGGTGGTGGAACCCAAACCATTCTATTGGGCGCCCTGGACGATCGTGTTTCGGTCAGCTTTCCCAACGGGATGGTTTCGACATCGATGCAGGGCGGATGTTATTGCGAAAACGCGAACTACCTGCGTATCGGGACGGGCAATGTCGAATTGGCGGCGTTGTTTGCACCCAAGCCTCAAGGCATGACCGCGGCGGACGACTGGACTCGCGACATGATGAGTGACGGTTTTCCGGAACTGGTCAAGCTGTACACGATGCTGGGGCAACCGAAACACGTGATGTGTCGGCCGTTGTTGCAGTTTCCGCACAATTACAACTACGTGACTCGGGAAACCATGTATCAGTGGATGGCCACGCATCTGTCGTTGCCGCCGGAATCCCCGTTGGTGGAAACCGACATGGTTCCGCCGACCGAAGCCGAAACGTCGGTGTGGAACCAACAACATCCGGCGCCGACGGATTCGGGTGTTCCGCACGAACGGCGGGTGCTGGCGTGGTGGAAGCAAACGGCGGACGAAGCATTGAAAGCGTCGCTGCCGCCGTACCAAGTTGATGCACCCGAGCGATCGCTCGCAAAGTTTCGGCACGATTTCGGGATTCCCTGGTCGATCATGCTGACGGTGCCGCAGGAATCGATGAAGCAAGCCGGGCGTGATGCCGAGCAGACCACGGGTGCGGATTGGGGCTCGGATGCGAATGATTCGGTCGGGACGCTGATCTATTGCGGTCAGGGGGATTTGCCCGACGAACTGAAAGCATGGTTGGACCAGGGGTATCGGTTGGTCCGTCCGGAATTTGATTCGTCACAGGATGAACAGCCGATTGTTGCCAATGGCAAGCGGTACGCCGGGTTCACGTTTGGTTACAACCCGCCGCTGGTGGTGCGTCGGTCGGGGCACCTGGCACACTTGGCCGCCGGCATTGATGGACCGGTGGTCTTGGCGGGATCCGGTCGGCACGTCGCTTGGGTCGCGGGGGCCGCGATGCTGGCGGGCTCGGACGTGACCGAATGTTGGCTTCGTCCTGATGGTTTCCGATTCGCGGCGGTGGACGATTACACCGACGCGGCCTTTGTTCCCGGGGCGGCCAAGTACGGTGATCTGCCCGTGTTGGTTTCGCTGCGGGCGCCCCACCGTTTGACGATCGTGGACGCCGATGATGCAGTACGAAAGCAAGTCACCGCGACCTACCGCCAAGCCGATGCGATGGACCGGTTGACGGTGAAGTGA
- a CDS encoding twin-arginine translocation signal domain-containing protein, translated as MQRRDFVKQSAAIAASVTILSRSSSAAEAERPVIGHGDYRYRVINDWAKVSPLRYPILNCHEMVQDRDGQLIMVGDHPHNNIMIFDKSGELLSTWGTMFPGGHGLTLVDEGDEQNLLVTDSGWTLDANGKSIRNAGRVTKTTRDGRVIFDIGHPQTIGLYEPGDFFNPTETAVADNGDIYVADGYGKDFIIQYNWKGEYIRHFGGRDNDDPNLNLKNAHGVAIDRRDPNQPLLVCTSRSECCFKYFTLDGQYVKTVALPNMRICRPVVDDTNIYAGVCWSTPKEGGSAWKGHTGFMMILDGDKVVSNPGGTEPEYQDGKLQKSYQTDDCPFMHGHDVCVDDDKNLYVCQWNANHTAPIKLERV; from the coding sequence ATGCAACGACGCGACTTCGTCAAACAATCCGCCGCCATCGCCGCATCCGTCACCATTCTTTCCCGATCATCGTCCGCCGCCGAAGCGGAACGGCCCGTCATCGGCCATGGCGATTATCGGTATCGCGTGATCAACGATTGGGCCAAAGTCAGCCCGCTGCGATACCCAATCCTGAACTGTCACGAAATGGTCCAAGACCGTGACGGTCAACTGATCATGGTGGGCGATCACCCGCACAACAACATCATGATTTTCGACAAGTCCGGCGAACTGCTCAGCACCTGGGGCACGATGTTCCCCGGCGGCCACGGATTGACGTTGGTGGACGAAGGCGACGAACAAAACCTGTTGGTCACCGATTCGGGCTGGACGCTGGACGCCAACGGTAAATCAATCCGCAACGCCGGTCGTGTGACCAAGACCACGCGTGACGGTCGCGTGATCTTTGACATCGGCCACCCACAGACGATCGGCCTGTATGAACCCGGTGACTTTTTCAATCCCACCGAAACCGCCGTCGCCGATAACGGTGACATCTATGTCGCCGACGGCTACGGCAAAGACTTCATCATCCAGTACAACTGGAAAGGCGAATACATTCGGCACTTCGGCGGACGCGACAACGACGATCCAAATCTGAACCTAAAAAACGCGCACGGCGTGGCCATCGATCGTCGTGATCCAAATCAGCCGCTGTTGGTTTGCACGTCACGTTCGGAATGCTGTTTCAAGTACTTCACGTTGGACGGCCAGTACGTCAAAACGGTTGCCCTGCCCAACATGCGAATCTGTCGTCCGGTTGTCGACGACACGAATATCTATGCCGGCGTTTGCTGGTCGACGCCCAAGGAGGGCGGTTCGGCTTGGAAAGGCCACACCGGTTTCATGATGATTCTGGACGGCGATAAAGTCGTGTCCAATCCCGGCGGCACCGAACCGGAATACCAGGACGGCAAACTGCAAAAGTCTTACCAGACCGACGACTGTCCTTTCATGCACGGCCACGACGTCTGCGTCGACGACGACAAGAACCTGTATGTCTGTCAGTGGAACGCAAACCACACAGCGCCGATCAAACTGGAACGCGTCTAG
- a CDS encoding rhamnulokinase, translating into MTAELDPQSPVHLAVDLGASSGRVIAGGMADGPSGGQKLVIREMHRFANHPVRVHDSLYWNVLSLWQNIQDGLTGAANEFDQVRSVGVDTWGVDFGLIDRNDQMTGPVRCYRDPRTNGILDKAFDRVPREQIFQETGLQFMQINTLFQLFAATEAGETSLDAARSFLMMGDLFHWMLTGEKSIEVTNASTTQMLDPRTKKWCVDLLDGFGIPHSFLCEPTEPGTTLGNILPSVSNITGLVDVPVVVPATHDTASAVVAVPADGFAPQRPDWCYISSGTWSLMGCELPAPKVTPLCGELNFTNEGGVRNSTRLLKNIGGLWVFQQIRQAMARRGHDVQWAEMAAQAADAKPFELLIDPDHGDFLAPPDMIDAIEAFAAKTGQKKPESPATLYRAALEGLALRYRACLAMLEQLTDSEIKTIHIVGGGSQNELLCQMTADACNRPVVAGPAEATAIGNVVMQMLGTGQLNSIEEARVLIRDSFAAKRFEPSDASIWDAPAERFNQLAAES; encoded by the coding sequence ATGACCGCCGAACTCGATCCGCAAAGCCCCGTCCACCTGGCAGTCGACCTGGGCGCCTCCAGCGGCCGTGTCATCGCGGGCGGCATGGCGGACGGCCCGTCGGGCGGCCAGAAACTGGTCATTCGCGAAATGCACCGGTTCGCCAACCACCCGGTCCGAGTCCACGATTCGCTGTACTGGAACGTCCTTTCGCTTTGGCAAAACATCCAAGACGGGCTGACGGGAGCCGCCAACGAATTTGATCAGGTTCGCAGCGTCGGCGTTGACACCTGGGGCGTGGATTTTGGCCTGATCGATCGCAACGACCAGATGACCGGACCGGTCCGGTGTTACCGCGATCCCCGAACCAATGGCATCTTGGACAAGGCATTTGATCGAGTCCCCCGGGAACAGATTTTCCAGGAAACGGGGCTGCAGTTCATGCAGATCAACACCCTGTTCCAATTGTTCGCTGCGACCGAGGCGGGCGAGACTTCGTTGGATGCCGCTCGATCGTTCCTGATGATGGGCGACCTGTTCCACTGGATGCTGACCGGCGAAAAGTCGATCGAAGTGACCAATGCTTCGACCACCCAGATGCTGGATCCGCGGACCAAGAAGTGGTGCGTGGACTTGCTGGACGGCTTTGGCATCCCGCATTCCTTCCTATGTGAACCGACCGAACCAGGTACGACGCTCGGCAACATCCTGCCGTCGGTCTCCAACATCACCGGACTGGTGGACGTCCCCGTCGTCGTCCCCGCGACCCACGACACCGCATCCGCGGTTGTTGCCGTCCCGGCCGACGGGTTCGCACCCCAGCGGCCCGATTGGTGCTACATCAGCTCGGGCACTTGGTCGCTGATGGGTTGTGAATTGCCCGCCCCCAAGGTCACGCCGCTCTGTGGCGAACTGAACTTCACCAACGAAGGCGGCGTTCGAAACAGCACACGGTTGCTGAAGAACATCGGCGGCCTGTGGGTGTTCCAACAGATTCGCCAAGCGATGGCGCGACGGGGCCACGATGTCCAGTGGGCCGAAATGGCCGCTCAGGCCGCCGACGCCAAACCGTTCGAACTGTTGATCGATCCCGACCACGGCGACTTCTTGGCACCGCCGGACATGATCGACGCCATCGAAGCATTCGCCGCCAAGACGGGTCAAAAGAAACCCGAATCACCCGCGACGTTGTACCGGGCCGCGCTGGAAGGTTTGGCCCTGCGGTATCGCGCGTGCTTGGCCATGCTGGAACAATTGACCGACAGCGAAATCAAAACCATTCACATTGTCGGCGGCGGTTCACAGAACGAATTGCTGTGCCAGATGACCGCCGACGCCTGTAACCGTCCGGTCGTCGCCGGCCCGGCCGAAGCCACCGCGATCGGCAACGTGGTGATGCAAATGCTGGGTACCGGGCAATTGAATTCGATCGAAGAAGCTCGTGTGTTGATCCGCGACAGCTTCGCCGCCAAACGTTTTGAACCGTCCGATGCATCGATTTGGGATGCACCGGCCGAACGTTTCAATCAATTGGCCGCCGAATCATAG
- a CDS encoding glucosamine-6-phosphate deaminase, whose translation MGRFVADAAADVLRNAIADRGNARLIVATGASQFEVLQQLVTRDVDWSVVDAFHLDEYIGIDADHPASFCGYLKQRFVDHVPLRSFAYLPGDEDSAEVMSDVGRKLQSAPVDLALVGIGENGHLAFNDPPADFDTDAPYIRVALDEACRRQQVGEGWFAGLDDVPTHAISMSIRQIMKTSTILCSVPDAQKADAVRRTLLDDIGPEIPASILRRHDDATLIIDRASAAKLPPEVLQDLESTA comes from the coding sequence ATGGGACGCTTCGTTGCCGACGCTGCGGCCGATGTCCTACGCAATGCCATTGCTGATCGCGGAAACGCTCGTTTGATCGTCGCCACGGGCGCGTCACAGTTCGAAGTCCTGCAACAACTGGTGACTCGTGATGTGGATTGGTCCGTCGTCGACGCGTTTCATTTGGATGAATACATCGGGATCGACGCCGACCATCCGGCTTCGTTTTGTGGATACTTGAAACAGCGGTTCGTTGATCATGTCCCGCTGCGATCGTTCGCCTACTTGCCAGGTGACGAAGACTCCGCCGAAGTCATGTCCGACGTCGGACGGAAATTACAGTCCGCGCCGGTCGACCTGGCATTGGTCGGGATCGGCGAAAACGGCCACCTGGCTTTCAATGATCCGCCGGCCGATTTTGACACCGACGCCCCTTACATCCGCGTTGCATTGGACGAAGCCTGTCGCCGGCAACAAGTGGGCGAAGGCTGGTTCGCCGGACTTGATGACGTGCCCACTCACGCGATCAGCATGTCGATTCGCCAAATCATGAAGACGTCCACGATCCTTTGCAGCGTGCCGGACGCACAAAAAGCCGACGCGGTCCGCCGCACCTTGCTTGACGACATCGGCCCTGAAATTCCGGCCAGCATTCTGCGCCGCCACGACGATGCGACGCTGATCATCGACCGCGCATCGGCCGCCAAGTTGCCGCCCGAAGTTCTTCAGGACTTGGAATCAACGGCGTGA